A single window of Agromyces aureus DNA harbors:
- the resB gene encoding cytochrome c biogenesis protein ResB: MSPRSDSGALARPDDHIDAPEPSPGEAGVTQPKLGFVGWLRFAWRQLTSMRTALLLLLLLAIAAVPGSLVPQRSSDPNGVTQYFQDNPGLAPVLDSFQMFDVYTSAWFSAVYLLLFVSLVGCVIPRTKHHFDALRARPPRTPVRLSRLAGYTERVLPEGETADAAITRAASELKRAGYRVERYDLRGEASVSAERGYLRETGNLVFHTALLGILVAVGIGGGFGFAGQRVVVEGQSFVNTLASFDSFNPGRFFNDATLDPYKLKLTDLEAVYETENQKALGQPIDFTANVEITARGSDETTTGQVKVNHPLRVHGTDVYLLGNGYAPTITVRNADGEVVFTDAIPFLPQDANLTSIGVVKVPDGMPEQLGMVGFFYPTQTTLDSGAYSSSYPDLVYPVLTLNVYSGDLGIDGGKPTSVYTLDPSTMEQLTGGKTGVDSIELMPGQTQDLPNGLGTVTFEDATPESEPNVADGDYSQSVDRFASFDIHRDPLQIWVLVFAILIIAGLLVSLFIPRRRMWVKAAKRPGGGVVLEYAGLARGEDPGLDDAVSAFADKHSGSTAADDDDADTDDGAGDEPEPAATAPEDPESAGEPAKPTT, from the coding sequence TTGTCCCCGCGATCTGACTCGGGTGCGCTCGCGCGCCCCGACGACCACATCGACGCTCCCGAGCCCTCGCCGGGCGAGGCGGGCGTCACGCAGCCCAAGCTCGGCTTCGTCGGCTGGCTGCGCTTCGCCTGGCGGCAGCTCACGAGCATGCGTACCGCCCTCCTGCTGCTGCTCCTGCTCGCGATCGCGGCCGTGCCGGGCTCGCTCGTGCCGCAGCGCTCGAGCGACCCCAACGGCGTCACCCAGTACTTCCAGGACAACCCGGGCCTCGCGCCCGTGCTCGACTCGTTCCAGATGTTCGACGTGTACACGTCGGCGTGGTTCTCGGCCGTCTACCTGCTGCTGTTCGTGTCGCTCGTCGGCTGCGTCATCCCGCGCACGAAGCACCACTTCGACGCCTTGCGCGCGCGTCCGCCGCGCACGCCCGTGCGGCTCTCGCGGCTGGCCGGCTACACCGAGCGGGTCCTTCCCGAGGGTGAGACGGCGGATGCCGCGATCACGCGTGCAGCGTCGGAGCTCAAGCGCGCCGGCTACCGAGTCGAGCGCTACGACCTGCGCGGCGAGGCGTCGGTCTCCGCCGAGCGCGGGTACCTGCGCGAGACGGGCAATCTCGTGTTCCACACGGCACTGCTCGGCATCCTCGTGGCGGTCGGCATCGGCGGCGGGTTCGGATTCGCGGGCCAGCGCGTGGTCGTCGAGGGGCAGTCCTTCGTGAACACGCTCGCGTCGTTCGACTCGTTCAACCCGGGCCGGTTCTTCAACGACGCCACCCTCGACCCCTACAAGCTGAAGCTCACCGACCTCGAAGCGGTCTACGAGACCGAGAACCAGAAGGCGCTCGGCCAGCCCATCGACTTCACGGCGAACGTCGAGATCACCGCGCGCGGCAGCGACGAGACCACGACCGGGCAGGTCAAGGTCAATCACCCGCTTCGCGTGCACGGCACCGACGTGTACCTGCTCGGCAACGGCTACGCGCCCACCATCACCGTGCGCAACGCCGATGGCGAGGTCGTGTTCACCGACGCGATCCCGTTCCTGCCGCAGGACGCGAACCTCACCTCGATCGGCGTCGTCAAGGTGCCCGACGGCATGCCCGAGCAGCTCGGCATGGTCGGCTTCTTCTACCCGACGCAGACCACGCTCGACTCCGGCGCGTACTCGTCGAGCTACCCCGACCTCGTCTATCCCGTGCTCACGCTCAACGTGTACTCGGGCGACCTCGGCATCGACGGCGGCAAGCCGACCTCGGTCTACACGCTCGACCCGTCGACCATGGAGCAGCTCACGGGCGGCAAGACGGGCGTCGACTCGATCGAGCTCATGCCCGGCCAGACCCAGGACCTGCCGAACGGGCTCGGCACCGTGACCTTCGAGGACGCGACCCCCGAGAGCGAGCCGAACGTCGCCGACGGCGACTACTCGCAGAGCGTCGACCGGTTCGCGAGCTTCGACATCCACCGCGACCCGCTGCAGATCTGGGTGCTCGTCTTCGCGATCCTGATCATCGCCGGCCTGCTCGTGTCGCTCTTCATCCCGCGTCGCCGCATGTGGGTGAAGGCCGCGAAGCGCCCGGGCGGCGGCGTCGTGCTCGAGTACGCGGGCCTGGCCCGCGGCGAGGACCCCGGGCTCGACGACGCGGTCTCCGCGTTCGCCGACAAGCACTCGGGCTCGACCGCGGCCGATGACGACGACGCCGACACCGACGACGGCGCCGGCGACGAGCCCGAGCCCGCCGCTACCGCCCCCGAAGACCCCGAATCCGCCGGTGAACCGGCGAAACCGACGACGTAA
- the ccsB gene encoding c-type cytochrome biogenesis protein CcsB, producing the protein MAVYAIAFIAYAIDLARRSAVAASAADAAAAASLASATTPATVGAPATVGAPSTVGARVSGTGTATGSPTKGGRGAASAAPSDGASVAYGRSPSLRVAVAMTVIAWLLHLAADITRGLAAGRVPWANMYEFALTGTLIITTVYLLVLVVSKHDLRFLGTFITGLVLVLLGIATVNFYVSVVPLPPALQSAWLVIHVFVATSAVGFLALGFALSVVQLMQSRRETMLATAKQVKRSFLATLPNSATLENLAYRVTIIGFILWTFTLMAGAIWAEAAWGRYWGWDTKEVWTFIIWVVYAGYIHARATRGWRGSRSAWLAIIGFSTVMFNFTVVNLFFKGLHAYSGL; encoded by the coding sequence ATGGCCGTCTACGCGATCGCGTTCATCGCCTACGCGATCGACCTCGCGCGCCGTTCGGCGGTGGCCGCCAGTGCTGCGGATGCCGCGGCCGCGGCGTCACTCGCATCCGCGACGACCCCGGCGACCGTCGGCGCCCCGGCCACCGTGGGGGCACCCTCCACCGTCGGTGCGCGCGTCTCGGGCACGGGCACGGCGACGGGCTCGCCGACGAAGGGCGGGCGCGGCGCGGCATCCGCTGCTCCCTCAGACGGCGCGTCGGTGGCCTACGGCCGCTCGCCGTCGCTGCGCGTCGCCGTCGCCATGACCGTCATCGCGTGGTTGCTGCACCTCGCCGCCGACATCACCCGCGGCCTCGCCGCCGGCCGGGTGCCGTGGGCGAACATGTACGAGTTCGCGCTCACGGGCACGCTCATCATCACGACGGTGTACCTGCTCGTGCTCGTCGTCTCGAAGCACGACCTGCGCTTCCTCGGCACGTTCATCACGGGCCTCGTGCTCGTGCTGCTCGGCATCGCGACCGTCAACTTCTACGTCAGCGTGGTGCCGCTGCCGCCGGCACTGCAGTCGGCCTGGCTCGTCATCCACGTGTTCGTGGCGACCTCGGCCGTCGGATTCCTCGCGCTCGGCTTCGCACTCTCGGTCGTGCAGCTCATGCAGTCGCGCCGCGAGACGATGCTCGCCACCGCGAAGCAGGTCAAGCGCTCGTTCCTCGCGACGCTGCCGAACTCGGCGACGCTCGAGAACCTCGCCTACCGGGTGACGATCATCGGGTTCATCCTGTGGACCTTCACGCTCATGGCCGGCGCGATCTGGGCCGAGGCGGCCTGGGGCCGCTACTGGGGATGGGACACCAAGGAGGTGTGGACCTTCATCATCTGGGTGGTCTACGCCGGGTACATCCACGCGCGCGCGACGCGCGGCTGGCGCGGTTCGCGCTCGGCGTGGCTCGCGATCATCGGCTTCTCGACGGTCATGTTCAACTTCACCGTGGTCAACCTGTTCTTCAAGGGACTGCACGCCTACTCGGGGCTCTGA